One Desulfuromonas thiophila genomic window carries:
- the nrdR gene encoding transcriptional regulator NrdR has protein sequence MKCPFCSAPETRVVDSRLAREGNSIRRRRECGTCDRRFTTYERIEDILPLVVKKDGRREPFDRAKIVAGMRRACEKRPIPVADIEKIVDQLEMCFQESGEREIAASRIGEAVMQALHDLDEVAYVRFASVYRQFKDINEFMDELTDILRQQKQRERCP, from the coding sequence ATGAAGTGCCCATTCTGCAGTGCGCCGGAAACCCGGGTGGTGGATTCGCGCCTGGCGCGCGAGGGCAACAGCATTCGTCGCCGGCGAGAGTGCGGCACCTGCGACCGGCGCTTTACCACCTACGAACGCATTGAAGACATTCTGCCGCTGGTGGTCAAGAAGGATGGCCGGCGCGAGCCCTTTGACCGGGCCAAGATTGTTGCCGGGATGCGACGGGCTTGCGAAAAGCGGCCGATACCGGTGGCCGATATCGAGAAAATCGTCGATCAGCTGGAGATGTGTTTTCAGGAAAGTGGCGAGCGCGAAATTGCCGCCAGCCGTATTGGCGAGGCGGTGATGCAGGCGTTGCACGATCTCGACGAGGTGGCCTATGTCCGTTTCGCCTCGGTCTATCGTCAGTTCAAGGATATTAATGAATTTATGGATGAGCTGACCGATATCCTGCGCCAG
- a CDS encoding deoxycytidylate deaminase — protein sequence MQRPSWEAYFMDIARLVASRSTCLRRQVGAVIVKDKNILTTGYNGTPCGVAHCSRTGCLREKLQVPSGQRHELCRGLHAEQNAIIQAAKHGVNIAAGCLYCTTAPCVICAKMLINAGLCRIVYLDGYPDDLSLGLLREAGIELCQFSSPPLEQV from the coding sequence ATGCAGCGACCATCCTGGGAAGCCTATTTCATGGACATCGCCCGTCTGGTCGCCAGCCGCTCCACCTGTCTGCGCCGGCAGGTGGGAGCGGTGATTGTCAAGGACAAGAACATCCTGACCACCGGCTATAATGGCACCCCCTGCGGTGTGGCTCACTGCAGCCGGACGGGCTGCCTGCGTGAAAAGCTGCAGGTGCCGTCCGGTCAGCGCCACGAACTGTGCCGGGGGTTGCATGCCGAGCAGAACGCCATCATCCAGGCGGCCAAGCACGGCGTCAATATTGCCGCCGGCTGTCTCTACTGTACTACCGCACCCTGCGTCATCTGCGCCAAGATGCTGATCAATGCCGGCCTGTGCCGGATCGTCTACCTTGACGGCTATCCCGACGATCTGTCGCTGGGCCTGCTGAGGGAGGCGGGGATTGAGCTTTGCCAGTTCAGCTCGCCGCCGCTGGAGCAGGTATGA
- the glyA gene encoding serine hydroxymethyltransferase, whose protein sequence is MNKQTLAQFDPEIFQTIQAETRRQEYNLEFIASENFVSERVLEAQGSVLTNKYAEGYPGKRYYGGCEQVDIAEQLAIDRAKALFGADHANVQPHSGSQANMAVYFSVCQPGDTILGMNLAHGGHLTHGSPVNFSGKLYNIVPYGVKRETGTIDYDEMARLAREHRPKLIVVGASAYPRQIDFAAFRQVADEIGAPVMVDMAHIAGLVAGGEHPNPVPFAEFVTTTTHKTLRGPRGGMILCREEFAKAINSNIFPGSQGGPLMHAIAAKAVAFKEAQQDDFRLYARQVVSNARALAEGLLARGYNLVSGGTDNHLILVDLSGSEITGKMAEAALEEAGITVNKNAVPFDTRSPFVTSGFRIGTPATTTRGLKEAEMRQVAVWIDRALQQHDNAAALAVIRGEVKELCQQFPLYVYRLQ, encoded by the coding sequence ATGAACAAGCAGACACTGGCGCAATTCGATCCCGAAATCTTCCAGACCATTCAGGCCGAAACCCGCCGCCAGGAATACAACCTGGAATTCATCGCGTCGGAAAACTTTGTCAGCGAGCGGGTGCTCGAAGCTCAGGGTTCGGTACTGACCAACAAGTACGCCGAGGGCTATCCCGGCAAGCGCTATTATGGTGGCTGCGAGCAGGTCGATATTGCCGAACAGCTCGCCATTGATCGTGCCAAGGCTCTGTTCGGGGCCGATCACGCCAATGTGCAGCCCCATTCGGGGTCGCAGGCCAACATGGCCGTCTACTTCAGTGTCTGCCAGCCGGGCGACACCATCCTGGGCATGAATCTGGCCCACGGCGGCCATCTGACGCACGGTTCCCCGGTCAATTTTTCCGGCAAGCTGTACAATATTGTGCCCTACGGCGTGAAACGTGAGACCGGCACCATTGACTATGACGAAATGGCCCGACTGGCGCGTGAGCACCGGCCGAAGCTGATCGTGGTCGGCGCCAGCGCTTATCCGCGCCAGATCGATTTTGCCGCCTTCCGCCAGGTGGCCGACGAGATTGGTGCCCCGGTGATGGTCGACATGGCCCATATCGCCGGTCTGGTGGCGGGAGGGGAGCACCCCAATCCGGTCCCTTTTGCCGAGTTTGTCACCACCACCACTCATAAAACCCTGCGCGGTCCGCGTGGTGGCATGATCCTGTGTCGGGAGGAATTCGCCAAGGCCATCAACAGCAACATCTTCCCCGGCTCTCAGGGTGGCCCGTTGATGCATGCCATTGCCGCCAAGGCCGTAGCTTTCAAGGAAGCCCAACAGGACGATTTCAGACTCTATGCCCGTCAGGTGGTGAGCAATGCCCGGGCTTTGGCTGAAGGGCTGCTGGCGCGAGGCTACAATCTGGTGTCCGGCGGCACCGACAACCATCTGATCCTGGTTGATCTCAGTGGCAGCGAGATCACCGGTAAAATGGCCGAGGCAGCGCTGGAGGAGGCCGGCATCACAGTCAACAAGAACGCGGTGCCCTTCGACACCCGTTCGCCCTTTGTCACCAGCGGATTCCGTATCGGCACACCGGCCACCACCACCCGCGGTCTGAAAGAGGCGGAAATGCGCCAGGTGGCGGTCTGGATTGACCGGGCTCTGCAGCAGCATGACAATGCCGCCGCGCTGGCGGTCATTCGCGGTGAGGTCAAGGAACTCTGTCAGCAGTTTCCTCTCTACGTTTATCGGCTGCAGTAG
- the rpiB gene encoding ribose 5-phosphate isomerase B, translating into MLLIASDHGGFELKQKLVAHLQARGVALRDLGVNGPESVDYPDYAALVAAPVSAGTAERGILICGTGIGMSIAANKFPGVRAALAHDGFTAQMAREHNDANILVLGGRVLDPELACVMVDLWLGHVFEGGRHQQRLDKIQRLESAAGVAC; encoded by the coding sequence ATGCTGCTGATCGCCAGTGACCACGGTGGTTTTGAGCTGAAACAGAAGCTGGTGGCGCATCTGCAGGCCCGTGGCGTTGCGCTGCGGGATCTGGGGGTGAATGGGCCGGAGTCGGTCGATTATCCCGATTATGCCGCCCTGGTGGCCGCACCGGTGTCGGCCGGCACGGCCGAGCGCGGTATCCTGATTTGTGGCACCGGCATCGGCATGTCCATCGCTGCCAACAAGTTTCCCGGCGTGCGGGCCGCATTGGCCCATGATGGTTTTACCGCCCAGATGGCGCGCGAGCACAACGACGCCAATATCCTGGTGCTCGGTGGCCGGGTGCTTGATCCCGAATTGGCCTGTGTCATGGTGGACCTCTGGCTGGGGCATGTCTTCGAGGGCGGGCGTCACCAGCAACGGCTGGACAAGATCCAGCGTCTTGAAAGTGCTGCGGGAGTAGCATGCTGA
- the fabF gene encoding beta-ketoacyl-ACP synthase II: MRRVVVTGLGAVSSLGTGVEKNWSALIDGQSGIDLISRFDPADMPVRIAGEVRDFIPEDFIDKKEVKKMDLFIQYALAAAEMAMKDSGLVIDESNAERVGVLVGSGLGGLPAIEKYHEVLQTSGYKRVSPFFIPMLIINLAPGQISIRFGAKGPNVSSVSACATGTHSIGDAYHIIRRGDADAMIAGGTESTITPLGVAGFCVMKALSTRNDDPKAASRPFDEGRDGFIMAEGAGILVLEEYEAAKKRGAHIYGEIGGYGLTADAYHLTAPAPGGEGAARCMRMALRNAGVAADAVDYINAHGTSTPFNDLYETLAIKSALGSQAAKVMVSSTKSMTGHALGAAGALEAVYTLLAMERGVVPPTINLQQPSPECDLDYVPNCARKADIRVALSNSLGFGGTNATLLFRKI, from the coding sequence ATGCGTAGAGTCGTTGTCACCGGTCTGGGCGCTGTCTCCTCCCTGGGAACCGGCGTTGAGAAAAACTGGTCGGCCCTGATCGACGGGCAGTCCGGAATTGATCTGATCAGCCGCTTTGATCCGGCGGATATGCCGGTTCGCATTGCCGGTGAGGTCAGGGATTTCATTCCCGAGGACTTTATCGACAAAAAAGAGGTCAAGAAGATGGACCTCTTTATTCAGTATGCGCTGGCGGCTGCTGAGATGGCCATGAAGGATTCCGGTCTGGTGATCGACGAAAGTAATGCCGAGCGGGTTGGTGTGCTGGTTGGCTCGGGCCTGGGCGGACTGCCGGCGATCGAGAAATACCACGAGGTATTGCAGACCAGTGGTTACAAGCGGGTATCGCCTTTTTTCATTCCGATGCTGATCATTAATCTGGCACCGGGGCAGATCTCCATCCGCTTTGGCGCCAAGGGCCCCAACGTTTCTTCGGTTTCGGCCTGCGCTACCGGCACCCATTCGATCGGTGATGCCTATCATATCATCCGACGGGGTGATGCCGATGCCATGATCGCAGGCGGCACCGAGTCCACCATTACGCCGCTGGGTGTGGCCGGTTTCTGTGTTATGAAGGCCCTGTCGACCCGCAATGATGATCCCAAGGCGGCCAGTCGTCCCTTCGATGAGGGGCGGGACGGTTTCATTATGGCTGAAGGTGCCGGTATTCTGGTACTGGAGGAATATGAGGCGGCCAAAAAGCGCGGTGCTCATATCTATGGCGAAATTGGTGGCTATGGCCTGACGGCTGACGCCTATCATCTGACGGCACCGGCGCCGGGTGGCGAGGGTGCCGCCCGCTGCATGCGGATGGCGTTGCGCAATGCCGGTGTGGCGGCCGACGCGGTTGACTATATCAACGCGCACGGAACCTCGACGCCGTTCAACGATCTGTATGAAACCCTCGCGATCAAGTCGGCTCTTGGCAGCCAGGCCGCCAAGGTCATGGTCAGTTCAACCAAGAGCATGACCGGGCATGCATTGGGTGCGGCCGGAGCACTTGAGGCGGTCTATACCCTGCTGGCCATGGAGCGGGGCGTGGTGCCGCCGACCATTAATCTGCAGCAGCCTTCGCCTGAATGCGATCTGGATTATGTCCCCAACTGCGCCCGGAAGGCCGATATCCGCGTGGCGTTGTCCAATTCCCTCGGTTTCGGTGGGACCAACGCGACCCTGCTGTTCCGCAAGATCTAG
- the acpP gene encoding acyl carrier protein translates to MASIEERVQKIVAEQLGVEEEQVTLEASFMDDLGADSLDTVELVMALEEEFDIEISDEDAEKIQTVQDAVNYVASNS, encoded by the coding sequence ATGGCTTCAATCGAGGAACGCGTACAGAAAATCGTGGCAGAGCAGCTGGGTGTGGAAGAAGAGCAGGTGACCCTTGAAGCGTCCTTCATGGACGATCTGGGTGCTGATTCGCTTGATACCGTTGAGCTGGTCATGGCGCTGGAAGAGGAGTTCGATATCGAGATTTCCGATGAGGACGCCGAGAAAATCCAGACCGTGCAGGATGCAGTCAACTACGTCGCCAGCAACAGCTGA